One Gammaproteobacteria bacterium genomic region harbors:
- a CDS encoding YifB family Mg chelatase-like AAA ATPase has product MSLTQLTTRAQLGINAPEVRVEVHISSGLPAFTVVGLPETVVREARDRVRSAIINSGFEFPARRITVNLAPADLPKEGGRYDLSIALGILAASKQVNISGIVDNACFGELALSGECRKIEGLLPALVASKRAGRAVTVPRSNQPEAMLVRDLRVQLADSLAQVCASLNGGEALPLTASRPEAKMPQYRFDLSEVHGQHQAKRALEIAAAGGHHMLMMGPPGTGKSMLAQRLNSILPLMSEEEAMSLASIRSICQQTLDPETWLQRSFQSPHHTVSAVALAGGGSNPKPGEISLAHNGVLFLDELTEFRRGVIEVLREPLETGRIHISRASGKAIFPARFQLIAAMNPCPGGCDSIKTCECSPQQLNRYRNKLSAPLLDRIDIQIELGRLQHHELLNANDRSAETSDLVRQRVEAARRRQLERQDCTNANLDNQDLSKACATDENLQRMMLRAIDKLRLSARSYHKLLKLARTIADLAQAERISQAHVAEAISYRQQERRRP; this is encoded by the coding sequence ATGTCACTCACTCAGTTAACCACCCGGGCGCAGCTGGGCATCAATGCCCCCGAAGTGCGCGTCGAAGTACATATATCCAGCGGATTGCCGGCCTTCACCGTTGTGGGTTTGCCGGAGACCGTCGTGCGCGAGGCGCGCGATCGGGTGCGCTCGGCAATCATTAATTCAGGTTTTGAATTTCCGGCGCGACGGATCACGGTAAATCTGGCACCAGCCGATCTTCCCAAGGAAGGAGGTCGCTATGATTTATCGATCGCGTTGGGCATCCTGGCCGCTTCCAAACAGGTCAACATCTCAGGCATCGTCGACAACGCCTGTTTCGGTGAGCTCGCCCTGAGCGGCGAGTGCCGTAAAATCGAAGGTTTACTGCCGGCCCTTGTTGCCAGCAAAAGGGCCGGTCGGGCAGTAACTGTTCCGCGTTCAAACCAACCGGAGGCGATGCTGGTGCGCGATCTCAGGGTACAGCTGGCAGATTCCCTGGCTCAGGTATGCGCCAGCCTGAACGGTGGCGAGGCGTTGCCGCTAACTGCATCCCGGCCTGAAGCGAAAATGCCGCAGTACCGATTCGACCTGTCCGAGGTCCATGGCCAGCACCAGGCCAAGCGCGCGCTCGAGATCGCCGCCGCCGGTGGACATCATATGCTGATGATGGGCCCGCCGGGTACTGGCAAGAGCATGCTGGCGCAGCGCCTCAATTCGATCCTGCCGCTGATGAGCGAAGAAGAGGCCATGAGCCTGGCCAGTATCCGCTCGATATGCCAGCAAACACTCGATCCGGAAACCTGGCTGCAACGTTCTTTCCAGTCGCCCCATCATACGGTATCCGCGGTTGCGCTGGCGGGTGGTGGCAGTAATCCGAAACCGGGTGAAATATCGCTGGCACATAATGGCGTGCTGTTTCTCGACGAATTGACCGAGTTCAGGCGTGGTGTAATAGAGGTGTTAAGAGAACCACTGGAAACCGGGCGCATCCATATTTCGCGCGCCTCGGGCAAAGCTATTTTTCCAGCTCGGTTTCAACTGATCGCGGCGATGAATCCCTGTCCCGGTGGCTGCGATTCGATAAAAACCTGCGAATGTTCCCCGCAGCAGCTCAACCGCTACCGCAACAAGTTATCGGCGCCGCTGCTCGATCGAATCGACATCCAGATCGAACTGGGCCGACTGCAGCATCACGAATTACTTAACGCAAACGATCGATCCGCCGAAACCAGCGATCTGGTTCGTCAACGGGTCGAGGCCGCGCGTCGGCGCCAACTGGAGCGGCAGGATTGCACCAACGCCAACCTCGACAACCAGGATTTGTCGAAGGCATGCGCTACCGATGAAAATCTGCAACGGATGATGCTACGGGCAATCGACAAACTGCGCCTCTCCGCACGCAGTTATCACAAGTTGCTCAAGCTGGCGCGCACGATTGCCGACCTGGCGCAGGCGGAGCGGATCAGCCAAGCTCATGTCGCGGAAGCCATTTCCTATCGCCAACAGGAGCGGCGACGACCGTAA